Proteins found in one Homalodisca vitripennis isolate AUS2020 chromosome 4, UT_GWSS_2.1, whole genome shotgun sequence genomic segment:
- the LOC124361409 gene encoding E3 ubiquitin-protein ligase RNF126-like, which produces MIRSMETWEQIIPTVPITQEQVDSKLQCTVCCEDFQVREPVSLLECAHVFHPSCIHPWLQLNTTCPVCRHDLQASENPQVSGEEGEQDVEMSTSDSSSDDGLFTVSSQDMMFTIPSQDMMFTISLQGSGALEDCEMAEEILSATLNVGDSDSDWSLSMISCFSSSSDEASDND; this is translated from the coding sequence ATGATCCGGAGCATGGAGACTTGGGAGCAGATCATACCCACGGTGCCCATTACACAGGAGCAGGTGGACTCCAAGCTTCAGTGTACCGTGTGCTGTGAGGACTTCCAGGTGCGGGAGCCGGTGAGTCTGCTGGAGTGTGCCCACGTGTTCCACCCCTCGTGTATCCACCCTTGGCTTCAGCTCAACACGACCTGTCCGGTGTGTCGCCACGACCTGCAGGCCTCGGAGAACCCCCAGGTCTCCGGCGAGGAGGGCGAACAGGATGTGGAGATGTCGACCTCGGACTCCTCCTCGGACGATGGACTCTTCACCGTATCCTCGCAGGACATGATGTTCACCATACCATCTCAAGACATGATGTTCACTATCAGCCTCCAGGGCTCTGGAGCTCTGGAGGACTGTGAGATGGCCGAGGAGATACTATCGGCCACACTCAATGTCGGAGATTCCGACTCGGACTGGAGTCTCTCTATGATTTCCTGCTTCTCCAGCTCCTCCGACGAAGCGTCAGACAATGACTGA